In Virgibacillus sp. NKC19-16, a single genomic region encodes these proteins:
- a CDS encoding sulfite exporter TauE/SafE family protein codes for MVFIICVLIGVMTAFLGSLMGLGGGIILIPSLLFLSSFMDSFAWATPQTIVGISLVTMIFTALSSTIAYHKIRRLDYKTGLLFLSGSIPGSVLGSWLNQFFNADNFLLYFGLVMIVMSFLFFVKLKPKGSQSVDGKGRVKREFYVNGVTHIYSVSIWLAFFISLFVGTLSGLFGIGGGAIMVPAMILLFGIPIHIATGISMFMILFVSIIGASTHIALGHIAWEYVFFFIPGAWLGAKLGVIVNQKLTGQALVWIFRILLIFIGLRMIFQGLA; via the coding sequence TTGGTTTTTATCATATGTGTTTTAATCGGAGTAATGACTGCTTTTTTAGGTAGTTTAATGGGCCTCGGTGGAGGGATTATCCTCATACCCAGCTTGTTGTTTCTGAGTAGTTTTATGGATTCCTTTGCGTGGGCGACACCACAAACTATTGTAGGCATCTCCCTCGTAACAATGATTTTTACAGCATTATCATCGACAATTGCTTATCATAAAATAAGACGGTTGGATTATAAAACCGGTTTGTTATTTTTATCAGGAAGTATTCCAGGTAGTGTGTTGGGATCTTGGTTAAATCAATTTTTTAATGCGGATAACTTTCTATTATATTTCGGTTTGGTCATGATTGTGATGTCATTCCTATTTTTTGTAAAACTGAAGCCAAAGGGATCTCAATCTGTGGATGGTAAGGGACGAGTAAAGCGTGAATTTTATGTGAATGGCGTGACTCATATCTACAGTGTCTCAATCTGGCTGGCTTTCTTCATATCGTTATTTGTGGGTACACTTTCAGGATTGTTTGGTATTGGTGGAGGGGCAATTATGGTGCCTGCCATGATATTATTATTTGGAATTCCGATACATATTGCTACAGGGATTTCTATGTTTATGATTCTATTTGTAAGTATCATAGGCGCGAGTACACATATTGCGCTTGGGCACATTGCATGGGAATATGTTTTCTTTTTTATTCCTGGTGCGTGGCTTGGGGCTAAGCTCGGTGTGATTGTAAATCAAAAACTGACAGGACAAGCCCTTGTGTGGATATTTCGTATTTTATTGATTTTTATTGGTTTACGCATGATTTTTCAAGGTCTGGCTTAA
- the dapF gene encoding diaminopimelate epimerase, with protein MMFTKMHGLGNNYILFDQLDNSENSLREEDYPELSRKISDVNFGIGSDGIILICTSEKADFKMRIFNEDGSEAKNCGNGLRCVAKFLYDHMYAATPDFTIETLGGIVGVHVDVGKNKTVEYITVDMGAPKLLKGMIPMRGDAFASAVNESYTFGEEAYKLTCLSMGNPHAIMFVDDVQEIPLEEVGPRLEHSRLFPERVNVGIVHVKNQVEMDYRVWERGSGITMACGTGACASVVAATLNDLVDQNQDILVHLPGGNLTVKWDEHGHVWMRGRASYICHGELGGFLNVEDLIG; from the coding sequence ATGATGTTTACGAAAATGCATGGCTTAGGAAATAATTATATCTTATTTGACCAATTGGATAATTCGGAAAATTCATTGCGAGAAGAGGACTATCCCGAACTTTCCAGAAAAATTTCCGATGTTAATTTTGGAATTGGCTCTGATGGGATTATCCTTATTTGCACGTCGGAAAAGGCTGATTTTAAAATGCGGATTTTCAATGAAGACGGTTCGGAAGCGAAGAATTGCGGAAATGGCTTACGCTGTGTGGCAAAGTTTCTCTATGATCACATGTATGCGGCCACACCTGATTTTACGATTGAAACGTTGGGTGGAATCGTAGGTGTTCATGTGGATGTTGGTAAAAATAAAACGGTAGAATATATCACTGTGGATATGGGAGCACCGAAACTATTAAAAGGCATGATCCCAATGAGAGGTGATGCCTTTGCTTCGGCTGTTAATGAATCTTATACCTTTGGCGAAGAAGCATATAAATTAACCTGTTTATCCATGGGAAATCCCCATGCAATTATGTTTGTTGATGATGTCCAAGAAATACCGCTAGAAGAGGTTGGACCAAGACTTGAACATTCCAGATTATTTCCGGAACGTGTGAATGTAGGGATCGTTCATGTAAAAAATCAGGTAGAAATGGATTACCGGGTATGGGAAAGAGGTTCAGGAATTACAATGGCCTGCGGAACAGGAGCTTGTGCTTCTGTCGTAGCAGCTACATTAAACGATCTGGTTGATCAAAATCAAGACATACTTGTGCATCTTCCAGGCGGTAATTTGACTGTAAAATGGGATGAACATGGGCATGTTTGGATGCGAGGTAGAGCTTCGTATATATGTCATGGGGAGTTGGGTGGTTTTCTTAATGTAGAAGATTTGATTGGATAG
- a CDS encoding bifunctional metallophosphatase/5'-nucleotidase, producing MQEKLYFYYTNDLHSNFDQWPRVAGFFKEAKASREAANESCWLIDIGDHVDRVHPIAEAFMGKANVAVMNDVGYDLATLGNNEGITLAHDDLFHLYDDAEFQVVCANLHSMDDDEPDWLQPTVKIQSVGGVKVGVIGLTAPFNAFYELLDWHVEPPYKTLEKYVEQLKKSTDIIILLSHLGLNEDQEIARRFEDIDVIIGGHTHHLLRTGEYVNNTVITAAGKHCAFAGEVILTWDHERQELVKKEAYTTDITHLAKDMKAEQKLFELEGRADEILAEKVVHITSPIEIRWFKDTKIMQELTNTLKDWTKADCAMLNSGLLLDQLPAGDVTYKDIHRICPHPINPVVVELSGDELLEVIRSSFTKDFMELKLNGFGFRGEILGRMLFSGLHVVTAMHETGEEYVRDVTFQGYPLESDRIYAVATADTFTFGRLLPEIAKSETKRYFLPEFLRDLLADTLRDKFGDES from the coding sequence ATGCAGGAGAAACTTTATTTCTATTATACAAATGATTTACATAGTAATTTTGACCAGTGGCCGCGTGTTGCTGGCTTTTTCAAAGAGGCAAAAGCCAGCAGGGAAGCCGCGAATGAATCCTGCTGGTTAATCGATATTGGAGATCATGTTGATCGTGTTCACCCAATAGCGGAAGCCTTTATGGGGAAGGCGAATGTTGCGGTAATGAATGATGTTGGCTATGATTTAGCGACACTTGGCAATAATGAAGGGATCACATTAGCGCATGATGATCTTTTTCATTTATATGATGATGCCGAATTTCAGGTCGTTTGCGCTAATTTACACAGTATGGATGACGATGAACCTGACTGGCTTCAGCCAACTGTAAAAATTCAGTCCGTTGGCGGGGTGAAAGTAGGCGTGATTGGTTTAACGGCTCCGTTTAATGCCTTTTATGAACTGCTTGACTGGCATGTAGAACCTCCATATAAAACACTGGAAAAATATGTGGAACAGCTGAAAAAATCAACAGATATAATTATTTTGCTGTCCCATTTAGGACTTAACGAAGACCAGGAGATTGCTCGCAGGTTTGAAGATATTGATGTGATCATTGGTGGCCATACCCATCATCTGCTGCGTACGGGAGAATATGTCAACAATACGGTGATTACAGCTGCTGGGAAACATTGTGCCTTTGCTGGTGAGGTTATTTTAACATGGGATCACGAACGTCAAGAACTTGTTAAAAAGGAAGCATATACGACCGATATCACCCATCTTGCAAAAGACATGAAGGCAGAACAAAAGCTATTTGAACTTGAGGGACGAGCGGATGAAATTTTAGCGGAAAAGGTTGTTCACATTACCTCTCCAATTGAGATAAGATGGTTTAAGGATACCAAGATTATGCAGGAACTCACCAATACGCTAAAGGATTGGACGAAGGCGGATTGTGCTATGTTAAATTCGGGCCTCTTATTAGATCAGCTTCCTGCTGGTGATGTAACGTATAAGGACATTCATCGTATTTGTCCACATCCAATAAATCCGGTTGTCGTTGAGCTGTCGGGTGATGAGTTACTCGAGGTGATTCGCTCAAGCTTTACGAAGGATTTTATGGAATTGAAGTTAAATGGCTTCGGTTTCCGTGGAGAGATTCTTGGACGTATGTTATTTTCAGGATTACACGTGGTTACTGCTATGCATGAGACTGGAGAAGAATATGTTCGAGATGTTACGTTTCAAGGTTATCCATTGGAATCTGATCGTATTTATGCTGTTGCAACAGCGGATACATTCACATTTGGCCGACTGCTTCCTGAGATAGCTAAATCGGAAACGAAGCGTTATTTTTTACCAGAATTTTTGAGGGATTTGCTGGCAGATACGTTGCGGGATAAATTTGGCGATGAATCGTGA
- a CDS encoding YunC family protein, protein MITVNPLEVEGIIFTAVKVELPKTNLLVISNDVGYIMCAALDVDFFNENEKLRKREVIAGRAEGVRTIDELLNAPLAKITDASKEAYGWEEGMIGKDALVKIS, encoded by the coding sequence ATGATTACAGTGAATCCGTTAGAGGTAGAGGGGATTATTTTTACAGCAGTTAAGGTAGAATTGCCGAAGACAAATTTATTAGTGATTTCAAATGATGTAGGTTACATTATGTGTGCGGCTTTGGATGTGGACTTCTTTAACGAGAATGAGAAATTGAGAAAGCGTGAGGTGATCGCCGGTCGAGCTGAAGGTGTACGTACCATTGATGAATTACTAAACGCTCCACTGGCAAAAATCACGGATGCTTCAAAGGAAGCATATGGCTGGGAAGAAGGCATGATCGGTAAGGATGCCCTGGTTAAAATATCCTAA